A genomic segment from Torulaspora delbrueckii CBS 1146 chromosome 3, complete genome encodes:
- the NCW2 gene encoding Ncw2p (similar to Saccharomyces cerevisiae YLR194C; ancestral locus Anc_7.358), which produces MKIFRQILFSTLLTFTTATNFGMLGQNPQNSDDSTSASASTKEKSSTSIDPTTTEHTSSVEKSISPETTPETTPDSTTMEKTITYADDPLTTIVTTDEMGRTTTKPVWWLPSTTAISSESASASESESGSSKIVTTVPKTIESTVSGKLTTITTQQVLTTLASHQSVSTSSNSTVSIHSNAGKNLVVNCGLAGSLAMAIVHLL; this is translated from the coding sequence ATGAAGATCTTTAGGCAGATATTATTCTCAACACTGTTAACATTCACCACTGCTACGAATTTTGGAATGCTGGGACAAAATCCACAAAACTCTGATGATAGCACATCGGCAAGTGCTAGCACTAAGGAGAAATCATCGACCAGTATCGATCCAACTACGACCGAGCACACCTCCTCCGTTGAAAAGTCAATCAGCCCAGAAACCACCCCAGAAACCACCCCAGATTCAACTACGATGGAAAAGACTATTACTTATGCAGACGATCCACTCACAACGATAGTAACCACCGATGAAATGGGCAGAACAACGACGAAGCCAGTATGGTGGCTCCCCAGCACGACTGCAATCTCATCAGAAAGTGCTTCTGCGTCCGAATCTGAATCTGGATCCAGCAAGATTGTAACTACAGTTCCGAAAACTATTGAATCAACTGTCAGTGGCAAACTCACCACAATTACAACACAACAAGTTTTAACCACATTGGCCAGTCATCAATCTGTCagtacttcttcaaattcgacaGTTTCCATTCATTCCAACGCTGGTAAGAATCTAGTTGTCAACTGCGGGCTGGCAGGTTCGTTAGCGATGGCAATCGTTCATCTTCTATAG
- the UGA3 gene encoding Uga3p (similar to Saccharomyces cerevisiae UGA3 (YDL170W); ancestral locus Anc_7.360), with protein MAGPRKHSRTGCVTCKVRKKRCSEDRPICNDCDRLGFTCVYLPKTSNRQVLSRYKAQVEQELLGKKNHRRVDEDEVALDGEIVSLGEDPYLSQPLADPLMSQLDPVGVHLYSYYRTHLAQIISIAPTRQNYYLQVFLPMAHQHAGILNGIMAWSAHHLSITTENGEGAEQQRDSSYLELANKYTLKSLERLRSEETNSETFLWTLAQVLVLCAAEICQGDVKKWKILLKFGAGLIEKNVGSDISKLLSLRSSQSTMPHLDSRTRYWLLANFIYHDIMCSQGTFFATEQYRKVLYQQEQETPSVSTETLHLDPLHGINRPILLYLGDITNLMRKMKQSSLPFNKDHPQFREYMEAAHDLEMKLHQAVPNVTDLKAYRETSSDNDLCLHLFRLMQTAALIHLKTTCLKYSKYCLEIQYLWTLLSDRLDLVLGTKLEGSLCFPMFICGINCMDKEQRDLVEWRFNNIMKRYKCYNFQRARIIMRKVWNHENVDVSDLRSDSVSSHSSDNSEFMFDLTNKDWYDIVDEMGWDISLPKVSICHII; from the coding sequence ATGGCTGGACCTAGAAAGCACTCGAGGACTGGATGCGTAACTTGTAAGGTGCGCAAGAAGCGGTGTTCTGAGGACCGACCGATTTGCAACGATTGTGATAGACTGGGGTTTACCTGCGTATATTTACCCAAGACCAGCAATCGACAGGTTCTCTCGAGGTACAAGGCACAAGTGGAACAGGAATTGCTTGGTAAGAAGAACCATAGGAGGgttgatgaggatgaagtgGCTCTTGATGGTGAAATTGTCTCGCTTGGCGAAGATCCGTATCTATCACAACCGTTAGCGGACCCTCTTATGAGTCAACTGGATCCCGTTGGGGTTCATCTATACAGTTACTACCGTACTCATCTCGCGCAGATCATTTCAATAGCACCTACGCGGCAGAATTACTATTTGCAGGTGTTTTTACCAATGGCACATCAGCATGCCGGAATCTTAAACGGAATAATGGCTTGGTCTGCTCATCACCTTTCGATCACTACTGAGAATGGCGAAGGTGCTGAGCAGCAACGGGATAGTAGCTACCTTGAGCTCGCTAACAAATACACATTGAAATCCTTGGAAAGGTTGCGGTCCGAAGAAACGAACAGTGAAACATTCCTGTGGACGCTAGCGCAAGTATTGGTTCTCTGTGCTGCAGAGATTTGCCAAGGTGATGTCAAGAAGTGGAAAATTCTACTCAAGTTTGGAGCTGGGCTCATAGAGAAGAATGTTGGCAGTGACATCTCCAAGCTTTTGTCCTTACGCAGCTCGCAATCTACAATGCCTCACCTTGATTCCAGGACTCGATATTGGCTGCTTGCAAATTTCATCTACCATGATATAATGTGCTCTCAGGGCACTTTCTTCGCGACTGAACAGTACAGAAAAGTGTTGTACCAACAGGAACAGGAAACTCCATCCGTGTCCACTGAGACACTACACTTGGACCCTCTACACGGAATCAACCGCCCGATTCTGCTCTATTTGGGAGATATCACGAacttgatgagaaagatgaaaCAAAGCTCATTGCCCTTCAACAAGGACCACCCGCAATTCAGAGAATATATGGAAGCAGCTCACGATCTAGAAATGAAACTGCATCAAGCAGTACCGAATGTTacagatttgaaagcttaTCGAGAAACATCCAGCGACAATGATCTGTGTCTTCACCTGTTCCGTCTTATGCAAACCGCCGCATTGATACATTTGAAGACAACCTGTCTCAAATATTCCAAATACTGCTTAGAGATCCAGTACCTGTGGACGCTGCTTTCAGACAGGCTGGATCTTGTTCTGGGAACTAAGCTCGAGGGGTCACTGTGTTTTCCTATGTTCATATGTGGCATAAACTGCATGGATAAAGAACAGAGAGACTTGGTGGAGTGGAGGTTCAACAACATAATGAAAAGATACAAGTGCTACAATTTCCAGAGGGCAAGAATAATCATGAGGAAAGTTTGGAATCATGAAAACGTCGATGTCTCTGATTTAAGAAGTGACAGTGTATCCAGCCACAGCTCGGATAACTCGGAGTTCATGTTCGATTTAACCAACAAGGATTGGTACGATATAGTGGACGAAATGGGTTGGGATATAAGTTTGCCTAAGGTCTCAATATGTCATATAATTTAA
- the UPS1 gene encoding Ups1p (similar to Saccharomyces cerevisiae UPS1 (YLR193C); ancestral locus Anc_7.359) — protein MVLWHKNTHVFDNDFATVSLAFFNRYPNPYASHVLSIDTLSRETDSNGHLHTTRLIKKSGKLPRWSKTFLGKITDSWIIERSVVDPSRAVMKTYTKNLDHTRIIQVEEYTTYHREENSSKTFVTSEVKFSSGFQLGVKNKIEDWSRSKFDENIKKSRLGMAFVMQQLQNRGEFLSS, from the coding sequence ATGGTCCTGTGGCATAAAAATACTCACGTCTTTGACAACGATTTTGCCACAGTATCGttggctttcttcaacagataTCCGAACCCTTATGCCAGTCATGTACTATCGATAGATACGCTTTCGAGAGAAACAGATTCAAACGGGCATTTGCACACTACTAGATTAATAAAGAAGTCAGGTAAACTACCACGATGGTCAAAGACTTTTTTGGGGAAGATTACGGACTCATGGATCATCGAACGTTCGGTAGTGGACCCTTCCCGGGCTGTGATGAAAACCTATacaaaaaatttggatcaTACAAGAATTATTCAAGTGGAGGAATATACTACGTATCATCGTGAGGAGAATAGCTCGAAGACTTTTGTTACCAGTgaagtgaaattttcaagtGGGTTCCAATTGGGTGTAAAGAATAAAATCGAGGACTGGTCTCGctcaaagtttgatgaaaatatcaagaagagtAGGCTCGGCATGGCTTTTGTCATGcagcaattgcaaaatagAGGTGAGTTtttgtcttcttga
- the GLT1 gene encoding glutamate synthase (NADH) (similar to Saccharomyces cerevisiae GLT1 (YDL171C); ancestral locus Anc_7.361) gives MRTMMLKSDRFDPLEEAYEGGTPLRQQAAASGSTTNKSWANTMPGRCGLYEPDYEKDACGVGFVANIRGTPSHKIVADARFLLCNMTHRGAVSSGGNGDGAGILVGIPHEFMKREFMLDLGVEVPSSGEYAVGNVFFKRDQELEQLQQAKDVFEEMADSLDLKVLGWRNVPRDSTILGEVALSREPAIWQPMVVLKSGEFNERVFQTKLYILRKQVTERIGIENWFYACSLSNRTIVYKGQLTPAQVYSYYYDLNNAHFESHMALVHSRFSTNTFPSWDRAQPLRWLAHNGEINTLRGNKNWMRAREGVLSSETFKEQLDLLYPIIEEGGSDSAALDNVLELLTINGTLSLPEAIMMMVPEAYHKDMDSNLKAWFDWAACLMEPWDGPALLTFTDGRYCGAMLDRNGLRPCRYYVTSDDRVICASEVGVIHIDNSIVLQKGKLKPGDLFLVDTDKGEIVDTKKLKCEFAKRKDFKSWLSKVIKLDDLLIKNKKLIPAQFITDVSNVKVQTDPRLLANGYTFEQVSLLLTPMALTGKEALGSMGNDAPLACLNEDPVLVYDYFKQLFAQVTNPPIDPIREANVMSLECYVGPQGNLLEMHPSQCDRLLLKSPILHWNEFHALQNIERVHPSWSIANIDITFPKTDGLLGYTATIEHITQLASDSIEQGKKILILSDRNLGPQRISISSLVAVGAIHHHLIRNKQRSQVAIILETSEAKEVHHFCVLLGYGCDGIFPYLAMETLVRMNHEGLIRNNDDDDVRVDDFTLLENYKHAIDGGILKVMSKMGISTLASYKGAQIFEALGVDNSVIDVCFAGTASRIKGVTFEYLAQDAFSLHERGYPSRSIVNKSVALPESGDYHWRDGGYKHVNDPTAIASLQDSVRNKNENAWEMYVRKEMEAIRDCTLRGLLELDYESSTAIPLEQVEPWTEIARRFATGAMSYGSISMEAHSTLAIAMNRLGAKSNCGEGGEDAERSIVHENGDTMRSAIKQVASARFGVTSYYLSDADEIQIKIAQGAKPGEGGELPAHKVSKDIAKTRHSTPYVGLISPPPHHDIYSIEDLKQLIYDLKCSNPRAGISVKLVSEVGVGIVASGVAKAKADHILVSGHDGGTGAARWTSIKNAGLPWELGLAETHQTLVLNDLRRNVVVQTDGQLRTGFDIAVAVLLGAESFTLATIPLIAMGCVMLRRCHLNSCAVGIATQDPYLRSKFEGQPEHVINFFYYLIQDLRKIMAKLGFRSIDEMVGHSEKLRKRANVNTKSINIDLSPILTPAHIIRPGVDTRFRKKQDHKLHTRLDNKLIDEAEVTLDRGLPVTIDAEIINTDRALGSTLSYRVSKRFGENGLPQDTVVVNIQGSAGQSFGAFLTRGITFILDGDANDYVGKGLSGGTLVIRPPKGSNFKSDENVIVGNTCFYGATSGTAFISGNAGERFAVRNSGATIVVEKIMGNNAFEYMTGGRAVVLSQMESLNAFSGATGGIAYCLTSDYDDFVGKINHDTVELETLSDPVEIAYVKNLILEHYNYTKSELASKILGNFNYYLKNFVKVIPTDYKKVLLKQAADKIKEKQLSTSEYLKRFQRTANGKADATNGEVDAMVSAKKKENSISYKSTAVEPKVVDLEDAIPNADQLGKNADKVEKLEKNRGFMKYKVRHESKRSPAARTKDWKEFANTLGKKDAKYQTARCMECGTPFCQSDTGCPVSNIIPKFNDLVFKNQWKLAYDKLTETNNFPEFTGRVCPAPCEGACTLGIIEDPVGIKSIERLIIDNAFKEGWVQPTPPESRTGRSVAIIGSGPAGLACADQLNKAGHYVTVYERADRCGGLLMYGIPNMKLDKSVVERRVQLLAAEGIQFVTNTEIGKDVAIEELKSQFDAVVYAIGSTIPRDLPIKGRELKNIDFAMTLLKNNTSAFLQKDMETIRQSLAGKKVIVIGGGDTGNDCLGTSVRHGAASVLNFELLPEPPKQRAKDNPWPQWPRVMRVDYGHAEVKEHYGRDPREYCILSKEFIGNDEGEVTAIKTVRVEWKKSESGVWQMVEIPGSEEIFEADVVLLSMGFVGPELFEDPSVNKTKRGTIGTLNDASYSVDGASTYAAGDCRRGQSLIVWAIQEGRKCAASIDENLMGDTYLPGSGGIVRRDYKLLEELAATV, from the coding sequence ATGAGAACCATGATGCTAAAGTCGGATAGGTTCGACCCATTGGAGGAGGCCTACGAGGGTGGAACTCCACTGCGGCAGCAAGCTGCCGCAAGTGGATCCACCACTAATAAGTCATGGGCTAATACAATGCCAGGTCGTTGTGGGTTGTATGAACCAGATTACGAGAAGGATGCATGTGGTGTTGGTTTTGTAGCTAACATTAGAGGTACTCCCTCGCACAAGATAGTCGCAGATGCGAGATTTCTGCTCTGTAATATGACCCATAGAGGTGCTGTTTCCTCTGGAGGAAACGGTGATGGTGCTGGTATTCTGGTTGGGATCCCACATGAGTTCATGAAGCGTGAGTTTATGCTTGATTTGGGAGTTGAAGTGCCCTCGAGCGGTGAATACGCCGTTGGAAAcgtatttttcaaaagagatcaGGAACTAGAACAACTGCAACAGGCCAAGGATgtgtttgaagaaatggcAGACTCGTTGGACTTAAAGGTATTGGGTTGGAGAAATGTTCCACGTGACTCGACTATATTGGGTGAAGTAGCACTATCTAGGGAACCAGCTATCTGGCAACCCATGGTGGTACTAAAGAGCGGCGAATTTAATGAGCGTGTGTTTCAGACAAAGTTGTATATTCTCAGGAAGCAAGTTACTGAGCGTATTGGTATCGAAAACTGGTTTTACGCTTGTTCGCTCAGTAACCGTACCATCGTCTACAAGGGTCAGCTGACCCCAGCTCAGGTCTATTCTTACTATTACGATCTTAACAATGCTCATTTTGAGTCCCATATGGCTCTAGTGCATTCGCGGTTCTCCACTAACACTTTTCCATCTTGGGACAGAGCTCAACCTTTGAGATGGCTAGCGCATAATGGTGAAATTAACACATTGAGAGGAAACAAGAACTGGATGCGTGCCCGTGAAGGTGTGCTATCTTCAGAGACTTTCAAGGAGCAATTGGATTTACTTTACCCTattattgaagaaggtgggTCCGATTCTGCGGCTTTGGATAACGTTCTTGAGTTGTTGACCATTAATGGTACGCTTTCGCTTCCTGAAGCCATTATGATGATGGTTCCTGAGGCTTATCACAAAGACATGGACTCCAATTTAAAGGCATGGTTCGATTGGGCAGCTTGTCTAATGGAGCCATGGGATGGTCCTGCACTACTGACTTTCACCGACGGTCGTTACTGTGGTGCCATGCTTGACAGAAACGGTCTTAGACCTTGTCGTTACTACGTTACATCTGATGACCGTGTGATCTGTGCTTCAGAAGTCGGTGTCATTCATATCGATAACTCTATCGTCTTGCAAAAGGGTAAGCTGAAGCCAGGTGACTTGTTTCTTGTCGACACAGATAAAGGTGAGATCGTAGACacaaagaagttgaagtGCGAGTTTGCTAAGCGTAAGGATTTCAAGTCGTGGCTCTCCAAGGTCATTAAACTGGACGATTTGCTaataaagaacaaaaaattgattcCAGCTCAGTTTATCACAGATGTTTCTAACGTAAAAGTGCAAACTGATCCAAGGCTGCTTGCTAATGGTTACACTTTTGAGCAAGTTTCATTGCTGTTAACTCCAATGGCTTTGACTGGTAAAGAAGCACTAGGTTCTATGGGTAATGACGCTCCTTTGGCATGCTTGAACGAGGACCCCGTACTGGTTTACGACTacttcaaacaattgttTGCTCAGGTTACGAATCCTCCTATCGATCCCATCCGTGAAGCCAACGTTATGTCTCTAGAGTGTTACGTTGGTCCCCAAGGTAATCTCTTGGAGATGCATCCCTCGCAGTGTGACAGACTTCTATTGAAATCTCCGATCTTGCATTGGAATGAATTCCACGCTTTGCAAAACATCGAAAGAGTTCATCCATCGTGGTCTATCGCAAACATTGACATAACTTTCCCTAAAACCGACGGACTGCTCGGTTACACGGCCACTATCGAACATATTACTCAGCTGGCAAGTGACTCAATCGAACAAGGtaagaagattttgattCTCTCGGATAGAAATTTGGGACctcaaagaatttcaatctcatctttGGTCGCTGTCGGTGCCATCCACCACCACTTGATCAGGAACAAGCAACGTTCTCAAGTGGCTATCATCTTGGAGACCAGTGAAGCCAAGGAAGTTCACCACTTTTGTGTTCTTCTGGGATACGGTTGTGATGGTATTTTCCCATACCTCGCCATGGAAACCCTTGTTAGAATGAACCACGAAGGTTTAATTCGTAACAacgacgatgatgacgtCCGTGTCGATGATTTCACGTTATTGGAAAACTACAAGCACGCAATTGACGGTGGTATCCTAAAGGTTATGTCCAAGATGGGTATCTCCACTTTGGCCTCTTACAAAGGTgctcaaatctttgaagcatTGGGTGTCGATAACTCTGTGATCGACGTATGTTTCGCAGGTACCGCCTCCAGAATCAAGGGTGTCACTTTTGAGTATTTGGCCCAGGATGCTTTCTCATTGCACGAACGTGGTTATCCCTCAAGGTCAATAGTCAACAAATCTGTTGCCTTACCTGAGTCTGGTGATTACCACTGGAGAGATGGTGGTTATAAGCACGTCAACGATCCAACCGCTATTGCTTCTTTGCAGGATTCCGTAAGGAACAAGAATGAAAATGCTTGGGAAATGTATGTGAGGAAGGAAATGGAGGCTATCAGAGACTGTACACTAAGAGGTTTGCTCGAATTGGATTACGAAAGCTCTACGGCCATCCCATTGGAACAAGTCGAACCTTGGACCGAAATTGCCAGAAGGTTTGCTACAGGTGCCATGTCCTATGGTTCCATCTCCATGGAAGCACATTCAACTTTGGCTATTGCCATGAATAGACTAGGTGCCAAATCCAATTGTGGTGAAGGTGGTGAAGACGCAGAACGTTCTATCGTTCATGAAAACGGTGACACAATGAGATCCGCCATCAAGCAAGTCGCCTCCGCCAGATTTGGTGTTACTTCATACTACCTATCTGATGCTGACGAAATTCAGATTAAGATTGCTCAAGGTGCTAAGCCAGGTGAGGGTGGTGAATTGCCAGCTCACAAGGTCTCCAAGGACATCGCCAAGACCAGACACTCGACTCCATACGTGGGTTTGATCTCTCCACCTCCACATCACGACATTTACTCCATCGAAGATTTGAAACAACTGATTTACGACTTGAAATGTTCCAACCCAAGAGCAGGCATCTCTGTCAAATTGGTATCTGAAGTCGGTGTCGGTATCGTCGCTTCAGGTGTCGCCAAGGCCAAAGCTGATCATATTTTAGTTTCTGGTCATGATGGTGGTACTGGTGCTGCTAGATGGACTAGTATCAAGAACGCTGGTTTGCCATGGGAGTTGGGTCTAGCTGAAACCCATCAAACTTTGGTCTTGAACGACTTGAGACGTAACGTTGTTGTTCAAACTGACGGTCAATTGAGAACTGGTTTCGATATTGCCGTTGCCGTCTTGCTAGGTGCTGAATCCTTTACGCTAGCCACTATTCCATTGATCGCCATGGGTTGTGTGATGCTGAGGAGATGTCACTTGAATTCGTGTGCTGTGGGTATCGCCACACAGGATCCATATTTGAGAAGTAAGTTCGAAGGTCAACCAGAACATgtcatcaacttcttctaCTACTTAATTCAggatttgagaaagatcatgGCTAAGTTGGGTTTCCGTAGTATCGACGAGATGGTGGGCCActctgaaaaattgagaaagagagCTAACGTGAACACCAAGTCCATTAACATTGATCTTTCTCCAATCTTGACTCCAGCTCACATTATTCGTCCTGGTGTCGACACAAGATTTAGAAAGAAGCAGGACCATAAGTTGCACACTCGTTTGGACAACAAATTGATTGATGAGGCGGAAGTTACCTTGGATCGTGGTCTACCAGTCACCATCGATGCAGAGATTATTAACACCGATCGTGCACTAGGTTCAACGCTTTCTTACCGGGTTTCAAAAAGATTCGGTGAGAATGGTTTACCTCAGGACACTGTTGTGGTCAACATCCAAGGTTCAGCTGGTCAATCCTTCGGCGCCTTCTTGACTCGCGGTATCACATTCATCTTGGACGGTGACGCTAACGACTATGTTGGTAAAGGTTTGTCAGGTGGTACTTTGGTCATTAGACCTCCAAAGGGCTCTAATTTCAAGAGTGATGAGAACGTCATCGTTGGTAACACATGTTTCTATGGTGCAACATCTGGTACAGCATTCATTTCAGGTAACGCAGGTGAACGTTTTGCTGTTCGTAACTCCGGTGCAACCAtcgttgttgaaaagatcatgGGTAACAATGCCTTTGAATACATGACCGGTGGTAGAGCAGTTGTTCTTTCTCAGATGGAATCTCTAAATGCCTTCTCTGGTGCTACAGGTGGTATCGCCTATTGTTTGACATCTGATTACGATGACTTTGTTGGCAAAATCAACCACGACACGGTCGAATTGGAGACCTTAAGCGACCCTGTTGAAATTGCTTACGTCAAGAACTTGATTCTTGAACATTACAACTACACCAAATCCGAGCTAGCCTCCAAGATCTTGGGTAACTTCAACTACTACCTAAAGAACTTTGTTAAGGTTATTCCAACTGATTACAAAAAGGTTTTATTGAAGCAAGCTGCAGACAAAATCAAGGAGAAGCAGTTGTCGACAAGTGAAtacttgaaaagattccAAAGGACAGCAAATGGTAAAGCCGACGCCACCAATGGCGAAGTTGATGCCATGGTGTCagccaagaagaaggaaaacaGCATATCATACAAATCTACAGCTGTCGAACCCAAGGTtgttgatttggaagacGCTATTCCAAATGCTGACCAACTAGGCAAGAATGCTGATAAGGTTGAGAAGTTGGAGAAGAACCGTGGATTCATGAAATACAAGGTTCGTCATGAAAGCAAGAGAAGTCCAGCTGCTAGAACCAAGGATTGGAAAGAGTTTGCTAACACCTTGGGCAAGAAAGATGCCAAATATCAAACTGCAAGGTGTATGGAATGTGGTACTCCTTTCTGTCAATCAGATACCGGTTGTCCCGTCTCCAATATCATTCCTAAGTTCAATGATTTGGTTTTCAAGAACCAATGGAAGTTAGCGTACGACAAGTTGACCGAAACCAACAATTTCCCAGAATTTACTGGAAGGGTGTGTCCAGCACCATGTGAAGGTGCTTGTACTTTGGGTATCATTGAGGATCCCGTAGGAATCAAGTCTATTGAAAGGTTGATTATCGACAATGCCTTCAAGGAGGGATGGGTCCAGCCTACTCCACCAGAGTCACGTACTGGCCGTTCTGTGGCAATCATTGGTAGCGGTCCAGCTGGTCTAGCTTGTGccgatcaattgaacaaagcAGGTCACTATGTTACGGTTTACGAAAGAGCAGACCGTTGCGGTGGTTTGTTGATGTACGGTATTCCAAACATGAAGTTAGACAAATCTGTTGTTGAGCGTCGTGTCCAATTGCTGGCAGCGGAGGGTATCCAGTTCGTCACTAATACGGAGATCGGTAAGGATGTTGCCATTGAGGAGTTGAAATCACAATTCGATGCTGTTGTGTACGCCATCGGTTCTACCATCCCCAGAGACTTGCCTATTAAGGGCCGtgaattgaagaatatcgATTTCGCCATGACCCTTCTAAAGAACAACACCTCTGCATTCTTGCAGAAGGATATGGAAACGATCCGCCAATCACTCGCCGGTAAGAAAGTTATTGTTattggtggtggtgataCCGGTAATGACTGTCTTGGTACGTCTGTTAGACATGGTGCCGCTTCTGTGCTAAATTTCGAGTTGCTCCCAGAACCACCAAAGCAGCGTGCTAAGGACAATCCATGGCCACAATGGCCTCGTGTCATGAGAGTGGACTATGGTCATGCCGAGGTCAAGGAGCATTATGGTAGGGACCCAAGAGAGTACTGTATTCTATCGAAGGAATTTATCGGTAACGACGAAGGCGAAGTTACTGCGATCAAGACTGTCCGTGTGGAGTGGAAGAAGTCTGAGAGTGGTGTATGgcaaatggttgaaattCCTGGCAGCGAAGAGATTTTCGAGGCTGATGTTGTACTATTATCTATGGGTTTCGTTGGTCCCGAACTATTCGAAGATCCAAGTGTAAACAAGACCAAGCGTGGAACGATTGGCACACTCAATGACGCTTCCTACAGTGTCGATGGTGCATCGACCTATGCCGCAGGTGACTGTAGAAGAGGACAATCGCTCATAGTATGGGCTATCCAAGAGGGTAGAAAGTGCGCTGCCTCCATCGACGAGAACTTGATGGGTGACACTTACCTACCTGGAAGCGGTGGTATTGTAAGGCGTGACTACAAGTTGCTTGAAGAATTAGCTGCCACCGTCTAG